A genomic window from Thunnus maccoyii chromosome 2, fThuMac1.1, whole genome shotgun sequence includes:
- the LOC121882142 gene encoding uncharacterized protein LOC121882142: MKIAEGIFPESCHRVTYTERSICAFRGSSVDISCTYSSYESITSTFWFSPERSHQWQNYSQPEDLSEDSQYAGRVQFLETEGGRSTLRISDLRESDSAQYHFTFKTQSFEWRSSLPGTTLTVTDPALQVQVITITVHQSYTEAKLKCLSSCSPAGRISYVWFKNGQKVMKEETSLYSGQFNPGDNVSCSLKGHEDYSSPSVYAPMPPSVSMSPSGEITEGSSVTLNCSSDANIAAKHTWYKKNVNPDLQPVSKEPPENQLGMRTSEYISIDVKCE; the protein is encoded by the exons ATGAAAATAGCAgaag GTATCTTTCCCGAGTCCTGCCACAGAGTGACTTATACTGAAAGAAGCATCTGTGCCTTCAGAGGCTCATCAGTGGACATTTCCTGCACATACAGCAGTTATGAATCTATCACATCAACATTCTGGTTCAGTCCTGAACGTAGTCATCAGTGGCAGAATTACTCACAGCCTGAGGACCTTAGTGAAGACTCCCAGTATGCAGGTCGTGTTCAGTTCCTTGAAACAGAGGGAGGACGCTCCACTCTGAGAATCtctgacctgagagagagcgattCAGCCCAGTATCacttcacattcaaaacacaaagctttGAATGGAGGAGTAGTTTACCTGGAACAACTCTGACTGTCACAG ATCCAGCTCTCCAGGTGCAGGTGATCACAATAACAGTCCATCAGTCTTATACCGAGGCAAAGCTGAAAtgtctcagcagctgcagtccagCAGGTCGTATTTCTTACGTCTGGTTCAAGAACGGACAGAAAGTTATGAAGGAGGAAACTTCTCTTTATTCAGGGCAGTTTAATCCTGGTGACAACGTCTCTTGTTCTTTGAAAGGACATGAGGATTACAgctctccttcagtgt atgCTCCAATGCCTCCCTCTGTGTCAATGAGTCCATCTGGTGAAATCActgagggcagttcagtgactctgaactgtagcagtgatgctaacatAGCAGCTAAACACACCTGgtacaagaagaatgtaaatccagaccttcaacctgtcagtaaagaaccac ctgagaaccAGCTGGGAATGAggacatctgaatacatctctattgatgtgaaatgtgagtga
- the LOC121882234 gene encoding uncharacterized protein LOC121882234, whose amino-acid sequence MSKAASGFVVFLLSVSVVQGQNDWGVTYTSTQICVLKGSTVDINCTYRYPSRINDHDTEVEGTFWFTKLSNNEPVDLGTDSEYAGRVQYHCDKNNCTLRITDLRESDSAEYKFRFITNQPGGRFTGSPGVTLTVTDFQVQVSGSVFYPTWRELTCHSSCHLLDGSSYIWYTNGQEIQNATSSTYKKYFSPEDSYSCALKGFEHHPAPSVCEFTTQSLFNHV is encoded by the exons tggtacAGGGTCAGAATGACTGGGGAGTGACTTACACTTCTACTCAGATCTGTGTCTTAAAAGGATCAACAGTGGACATAAACTGCACCTACAGATACCCATCCAGAATAAATGACCATGATACTGAAGTTGAGGGAACATTCTGGTTCACTAAATTGAGTAATAATGAACCTGTGGATCTGGGAACAGACTCAGAGTATGCAGGTCGTGTGCAgtatcactgtgataagaacaactgcactctgagaatcacagacctgagagagagcgactcagctGAGTACAAGTTCAGGTTCATAACAAACCAACCGGGAGGGAGATTTACTGgttcacctggagtcactttgactgtcacag ATTTCCAGGTGCAGGTGAGCGGATCAGTATTCTATCCTACCTGGAGAGAGCTGACGTGTCACAGCAGTTGTCATCTACTTGATGGTTCTTCCTACATCTGGTACACGAATGGACAGGAAATTCAGAATGCAACATCTTCTACTTATAAAAAGTACTTTTCTCCTGAAGACAGCTATTCCTGTGCATTAAAAGGATTTGAGCATCATCCCgctccttcagtgtgtgagtttacaACACAGTCTCTGTTCAACCACGTCTAG